In the Epinephelus fuscoguttatus linkage group LG10, E.fuscoguttatus.final_Chr_v1 genome, TATGCGTGGATGTAATCATGAATGTAGTTTGAATAAGATGGCATTTTTGTATTCAATTATTCTACGAAATTTCAGACACATGAAATAGTCCCAGCATGAGTGTATTCTTGACACTTAATTTCagttttaaagggacaattcatcacaaaaatacatatttttcctcttacccatAGTGCAacctatcagtctagattgttttggtgtgagttgccgagtgttggggATAACAACCGTAGAggcatctgccttctctccaatattatggaactaaatggcactcgCAATGTTCCAAGCtccaaaaaaattaatataaaaaactCAACCGCaatgtttctttccagaaattacaACCCAgttactcaggataatccacagagtttgttgtgagcagtttcatgtaggaactgcatcaccgcacagaaggaagcatgcatctactgctagctcacctagcatcactgagctagctaaccttACAGCTCAgtcgaggaggacgccattattgtttaaatcTCGCGCTTTCACAAGAGCCTATCTTCCATGAGtacatgcactcttccttctgcgcagtgatgcAGTTGGCGGGTTTAGCTTGGGTGAAATAAAACAGTTCCTAGATGAAACTGAGGACTCATAAACAGTACTACAGGTGAGGggaaatgtatgtatttttgattttggggtgaactgtccctttaaaacgaGTCATTTCAGTATACTTTTACAATTGAATTTGGCGATAATTGCAGTTTCACACCTCCTGTTGACACATTGCCGCTGACAAACTGTCACTGATACACTGTCATCCTGTGATCTTACAGGCTGTGCTAAACACGAATGATTTCACGAAACCTTTACCAGTCAGCTCCAGTCGGGCGAGATTTGAGGCTTACCAGGACTCAGATTTAATCATGTTACTGTACACTTGGCTGGAAGAATCTCTCAGCTGTGGGGCATCCCAGCGAATCCGTGGGCTAAGGTGAATACCATGTACTTGTGATGTTGTGGGCTCAAATCTGGCTCCTGGTCTGTCTcaccccctcccaccccccctttctctctctgtcatcttCCCTGCCACTGCTTTGCATGCAGTCTAATGAAGCAGAAACAAATCCCAATGCTTTATATCTGCAGTAGACAGAGCTGTGAAGATGAGATGTTTCCTCCTAcgcagacaggcaggcagacaggcagcagcTCGAGACACCCGAACACCTCCAGCTCCAGCTACTGTAATGCTATGGAATATCTGATAAAGTCTCACTGATAGCAAACAGGAAGGCTGCAGCCTCCATCGGAGCTGTTAGCTAAGCTGATGGATTTCTTCTGTAGATTTATACCTGCAGCGAGGATGTGAGTTCATTATGTGGACGATATCAGACCTGTAGTCACCGTACAGcttcataaaaatataaactgtATACAGGATCTGTTTAAGTTACCCAAGACGAATTCAAAAAGCAGCGAGGCTGCCATGTTAGTCAGTTCTCTTCCAGTTGACAAGATGGAGCAGAGttttatgagcagagtgagTCAGTTACAACAAGATGGTTGGAATGAAATGTCTCCATTCAGGAGGAGTGTGCGATCACAGGCAGGGGAAGCACAACATCCTCTTCAAAAATGTATTAGAAATAAGTCAGTTCCATCCACTGACCATCGATAAAGTGCATTTTTAAATATGAGATTTTTAAGAattttgatgctataaaaatggGTGTAAGTTTCTTTTCAACACTGGGGTGGACACATATGGAATGGGGGTTTTTTGAGCATCActcacttaatttcctgcattctggttaATTTTGCTGCATCAATTTATTGTGTAACTGTCATTAatattgtcaaaataaaagtcctctgctactttcatgtttttatatttgggCGGATAAATGCACGttttaaatattgagggggatgcGTCCCCTGCAACCCCCGAAATCTACACCCATGGATATAAATACTTATTTTTTGGGAAgcatacatttctgttttaatcGGTCTTAAGCTAGCTTATGTTTAACTCAATTAATGTAAGTGTTGAAAATGTTTATCACAAATAAGGGCCATATCCAGGATTTAGAACATTTTGGGATCTTGATTTTAAATTCCCCTCAGATATTTCTGACTTGTCAAAAACtagactgtttttttaaaaaaaaaaaaaaaaaaaaaatcatgaaatttcacgttttatttaatgatttttttccctgtaaATTATATCTCCCTACATTATGGTctaaaaatgttgtttcaaaACCTTCTCCACACTGCCATGTTATTCTATAAAAATCccctttattgtcatttgttTAGTTTCTgcattaaaacagtaaaaaataatcaGAATTGTCCTAAAAAATATGTGTCACCAGGGTCAGTGCAGTGCCAAAATGACTTCTAGTGCTGAGCTTTGGACTGTCATTATATTTTAACAAACATTATTAGTTTCCTCTAACATTACTTAACATGGTAACAGGCTATTTGGAGCATTTCTTTAATTTTACCAAAACCCTGGTTAGGGTATGCATTAAAAATGTGAGCAGGATCAGTTAAGTTAGTCAACTATACGCTTCACTCATAAAAACGACTGTATGATGTGTTATGGTTGATTTTGTTTCACAGGTTATATATAATTCAGTATTTAGAGAGCCTATTGACATTAATACAAAAGACCTAAATCAGTTATATGGATGTTAAAACGTTAAATGTCTGTCAGGCTGCAACCAACAATTGTTGTCGTTATCAACTGACATCGATAAATCAACTGTTTTGTGTACAAAGTGtaagaaaacacacatcaaaagtACACTTAGCTAACTTGCTTGTTTCATCCAAGCACTATTGAATCAAATATGACAAAGGACAGTGGCAGTTGCTCCAATTTGAGAAGCTAGAACAAGTAAATATTTAGCATTTTTACCTGAAAAAGATACATATAATGATTATTTggttatcaaaatagttgcacaTTCATTGTCTGCCAATAGATAATCAACTAAAATCATTCAGCTTTGCATGTAAAAGTTTGTAACTACAATATGTATACTGACAATCAAGAAATGCAAAGTGTTTATATTTTGGATCAAATGTGAGAGCCTTCCTAATTCTGTGTTATTGCCTAgaagacagaaaatgattttATACTGCTGCATTTCTACATTCACAAAAGTACAGCAAAACATGTAAGTCTGCATCTGTAACTTTTTATTTGACACAAGGGAAGTCTCAGTTCAAGACAACGTGTTCCCAacagggcacctcagcagtcgAATTGTCTTTGTCACTGGATCTAATTTTCAGATATTGGGTCTTGGGAAAATTGTCTTTACAAGGtcactttgtctctctctgtagtCCAACCCCAATTTCACAAAACCCCAACAGGAGGATGAAAATGCTccttaaaaaaaagaggaagaaaagcaaGATTTCCTGCAGATGAAACTTTTCACACCTGATTGAGAACAGCCTAAAAGTGTTTGAGGCCACTTCAGGTGGCTGGGCAGAAGACTCTCAACAGGAGAGCAGGCAAGCGGAAAGCCAAGTCCCCTGATTGTGCACAGCTGTGTCCTGAGGGTACGGAGGAGCCGGCTGTCACCCGACCCTGAGGTGACTAATGGATGTTTTAGGGAATCCTGGTGGCACGGAGAGCTGGGTGCGAGTGCCATTTCACTTACAGCGAAATGACCCGTGtctcattttccttttttatgaTCTTTCCAAATTGTAACCCAGTCACTGGGGATCAAAAGTTTTGTCACCTGCACACTTTTTAACTCACACATCAGggatatataaaaatatacatacagaTGGATGGATTCCGCCACACTATCCCACTAAATAAAGTCTCAGTGTCTTTCTAGGTTACAGTAGAAAACAGACACTCCTCCAAATGACTGTAGCAGAGAAGCTTTTCTGGACTAGTGGGACAGTGTGATGCTGCACAGCCCTGATACAGGAGTATAGATGGAGCGTTATGTAATTAATACTCCTCCTCCTATGCAGATACAGTAGGCAAGCCTAGAAATCCTGGCCTCAGCTGTAACTGAAGCCCCCGAAATGACTGACACAGCTCATATGGGTGTCATTTTAATCACTCTGGCTCCTATATCCCCATATAGACAAGCAGCTCTTGACTCAGCTAAAGCCTTTACTGTAAAACAGGCAGCCAACGGAACATACAGTAACACCAAACCCCCTCAGCCACGCAGCATGCAGAgaatctttctctctgtctcacccacacacacatatataacatACAGCCCCCCCAAAAACCCTGTTAACCTGCTATCCCATAATTCAGTGCTGGCAAGGACAGGTGACTGGTGAAGccaagacagacagaaaagtgaCAAGGGGCTTCTCTTACCAACAAATCCCCCCTTCTTCAGGAAtccttccctctccttttccctTCAGCCGGCTTCTTCCAGCACTCCAGCTTTCATCTTTCCAGTAAACAGAGCAGGAGGAAGACGGCGGAGGACTTTATAGAATTAGCATTCCTCTTGCTCCTGTTgttttctctccgtctcttcctctcttccagaTTTCTCCACAGTCTCCGGGGGGAAGCGGGAGCATCAGTGATACACCGCCGCGCGCTCCGCTGCAGGAGGCTGGACGTCAATCACACAGGTAACCTAGGGAACCGCTGCGCCCGCCTCCCAGCCCCCTAAGCCGGCGCTGATTGGTCAGCTGACAGGAAACCAGAAGTCCTCGCAGATCCACAGATGGTATACCGAGAGCTGTGGTGGGATCATGCACAGAGCCAAACAAACAGTAGTGGATTGCGGTACTTGtgaactctctctctctctctctctctctctctctctctctctctctctctctctctctctctctctctctctgacttcAGTGCCTACCgctttattttacagttgcTTAGCAACAGACtggcatgtgtgagtgtgtgttgcagagcaggaggagagatgTGGGAGAGAGAAAGTTCAAGTCctcaactctctctctcttgctgtttctgtctctctgtcagagGTGTGGATGGATGTTGAATATTTCagctctcagcagcagcagcagcagcagcagtctgtcTCAGTATTATGGAGgctgttgttgcttcagagcaGCTTAATATAGGCAGGTAAATGCAGCACTGAGAGGTAGTTAAAAGGGGGAAGTCTTGGAATGAAAGGAGTGAACCAGAGAAAAGTTTAAGAATCAGTCTTATTTGAGAATAAAGGGAAAACACTCTCcatttcatctttaactttggTGCATTAAAATCCTTCCACCCAGAATGGAAGAGTTTAGAAGTGTGGAGACCTCTCAAAATGTCCATAAAAACTTCTCAAACCACTCCTGCAACAACATCCACGTTTATGCTTCCCATAAATAAGCTCATCATGTAAGCTCAACAGTCATGTTTTTACAAATATGCCCAAACACTCTGCATTCAAACCTTACCCACCATCCTGCCAAGTTCAAAGGATTGCACAAGTCAGAGCATCCTGCCTCCTGCACTTTCACTGGTCACAACTGCTCTGTCCTAACTCAGTAATcagattacatttttatatatcaAGTAGTGTGTCACTTGGGATGCATGTAAGGAGTTACACTGCTAACAGAGCATTTAATAAGACAACTGGAGACAAAAATCAGTTGTTACTGCAGTGATGAAGTTGCCACAACCTTCTGTAGAACAGTAAAGCTGATtgtacacacagctgtcagcagGGGGCGCCATTTTCACTGACTATAGTAGGGGAGAGAATTGAAACACGTACAAGAAAGTAAAGTTTTGAAGATGCAAATTGataattacatgtattttaataaGTTAAACTCACCACAAGACTTTCTCAGATATACTCAGAGATATATTCAAAGAAAGATATATTCAGAGTGGTGTGGATGGAATGTGTTCAGCCCAAAATAGATTACTGATATTTGGGAGTGCTGTTTCTAATAATGGGTATACCTTTAAAACTAAGTTGAATTTGCCTGAAGtagaaacacacccacagcagcTGGGTCctacacaaggaaataaacttacATGCCTCTTTAGTTTGTTTACTGCTGATATCAGACATCAGTGTCACATTTACATGCTGCAATATCAAAGAAATTATTTGAATACATTTATAAAGTGTCTCAATAAAGTAGTTAGACGAGAGAAAATCCCCTCAAAGGACCTGACCTTGTCGAGTCCTTACTGAAAACATGCAGCCAGACtatcagtttttgttgttttagtcATTAGGGTCAGATTATTGTCTGTGTCGTGAGAAAGAATATGCTCACTGAGGTCTAGGCCTTTCACTGCTGATGCTTTGGAGCCAGATTTCCTCTGCACACAGCTGCAGTCAGCCTCTCAGAGTGCTCACTCGAGGGTGAGAAAACATCAGGCAGTctgagaatttaaaaaaaggcacattATGAATATTCATATGGGGAGAAGGAAACATATGGGAAGTGTTATCTTAATGTGATTGGGAGTAGCAAGTGCAGAAAGTGAGAGCTTTTTTCCATTTGCTTCAGACAGAAACTCACAGCACTTTAGTATGAGTTTCATTGTTAAAGTGGGCGTCAGTGTGATGGGAAACGAAAAAATGACAGCACTTCTGACACATTCATATACAATATGAAATTGCAGtacttaaaggagctgtatatgGCTTTCAGAGCATAcgtatgattcagagtctgaccCAGGATTGTGTGCACATGGCAGTGGCTTCAAAATGTGTGTGAGGTATTGGGTGGCATGTTTAGAAGAATTCACCACACCCTTACAACAGATTGACTGGCATGGGGACAGTTACCAACAAACATACAAGCCAGTAACTCCGTAGTTAAGGAACCAAGCAAACATGTTTTACAACCCTTACGTTAGCTGAccctttttgtctgtgttttttgtcttgAGGATTGTCTTTGCAACAATGGTTTTGTGTACTacttttaagtgtgtttttcccCACAGTATTTCAGTTAAGGATTAGGTTATTAATTTTCAGCAAATTTCAGCTTCCTTCATTCTGGATAAACACCATCTTTGATACCAGATGGAGAGGGAATTGATCTGCGGAGACTGTAACATGGTGTTTCGCTCCACTGGGCTGCTTGAAAAACACCAAGCACTCCTCTGCGTTGGGAGCGAGGTAGGACACCTTCAGGTGCAGAGACACAGCTCTGAACTTCTCACAAGAGACAAACCTGGATATGTGGAGCATAAACAGACAAGAACCCCTGACCTTGTTCAGGTGAGTAGACTTAAGTCATACTGATCTAGTAAGGTGTGAGCGAATGGACGGGGGGTGCATCCCCTACTTTGTAGGAAACTAAAAAAGCAAATGATACAGTCCAAGTGGAGGGGTTGATTTACCTAAAAAATGCTTCATATCTGTAACAATCACATAAACTTTACTATTATAATATGAAGTCATGAACTTCCCACAAAGTTTAGAGTTATTGCTGTAGGGAGGTCTGTTTGCCATGTTGCTACATCAAAAAATGCAGTGACAATTTAGGGTAAAATACAAATCACAATGATTGAGCACTGGAGTTAGCAAGATAAATAGGAGTGTTTTCACTATGAAAGACAGTATTTGCTGCTGCTCTATTGGTTTGCAGATACTGTATAGGTGAAACTAACAAACTGATTTAAGGGGCACCTCTGTCATCGTGATTAAGAAACGGATGCAGTGTAAAATGCAGCacttgtctttgtgtgtgcagcTGAGAGGTCAACAAAGGAACATGACCAGGTGGAGGAGTGTTGATGCCAAACCTCAGCCAGCAAGAGCAGAGGACAAACTAGCAACCAGCCAGATTGAGAGGGCAACTCTGCAAGACCTCACACATGAGGTAAAACTAAACCCCCGCAGCCAACCGGACATCATCTCTTCCGCACCACAGCAGTGTCAACATCTAAACAACACCATGACAAAAAATAGCCATTTATTCACTGTCAGTTCCCAACAAGCCATGATTGTTTTACCTCAGGTTCAGAAGAACTCACCTGGGATGAGGGTGTCAGGGCAACATGTTGAGTACATACGACCATTTTAATTGTCACTTTACTGAGCACTGCAGGCGCTTTCGTGTTGTCTTTGATTAAAAATTCATGTTTGAATATCACTGTCAATCAAGACACATTGAAAGAGCAACTTCAAAAGGGGAGTAGGAAGGGTATTGTATTTTATAGACTTACAAATATACACATGCAAGCATTACTTTACCAGAGAACTGTCTTGAgcttgagtcacaaatttgagtcACAAGCctcgacttgacaaaatcaaaaaaaagacttgcaacttgactgaAACATCAATGACTCGTGAtgtcacttggacttgagccttttgactcgaaaatacttgataccttcccctgAGCCCAGAGATGAAAAAGTTTGCTATTTAAAAAGAGTTTCATGATTCAGTGTatttacactcacattcactCACAGCAAGTCAGCACTTCTCCAaatgatccactttgtttgagccaatctgacagcatccagaaccatgaagaactaacattacattactgaGCACCAGTTGGAAAAAAGTATACTAAAGATAATTTTGTGCAAGTGCAAAAAACTACTTGGTGGTCAGCACAAAATGAATTGCAGCGTGCAAAATGTGTGGGTCAGAACATACAGACGAAGATgcaacaaagaacaaaaggtCAAGAATAATATTTACGTAATTAGTgagctaatgctaagctaatgttagctttatATCTAAGTAAGTTTTTATTCAACTCGATTTAACAAATGAAAACCTTACAAAAAGCATTCAGGATTTTTGTGAATTTAATAcattattactctgttgttaaaattgcattacatttggtggcacattatgacttgtttcgGACTTGTGACtagacttgggacttgagtgtaAAGATTTAAGAACAATTTCTCTCTTCTGACTTTCAGTTTCTCAAGTTAAGGATGTCCATTGAAGAAAATCTGCCAAACTGGTCAAAAAGGTCCACAAATACTGAGGTGGgctctgtgtttcttttgtcaGTTATATTTCACATCcagtttttgcttttcttttactCTTCTAAGCCTTTCAGCCTATGGTACCTGGTGAGTACTTTAAAGTATGTGAAGGTGCTAGAAGTGCACATGTCTATATGGTAAAATAGCTTCAAAGATGTCAGAATGAGTCACAGGTCACTCTGTAAAGACGGGTGCAAGACAAGTGTACAAAAAGATATGAATAATTTTGCTCCAGGGTGTAACATGTTTAAGACCCAACGCTGTGCATGAATCTGTTCATTTACAAACATGGTCTTCAGGCAAGTGGGCATCAGCTGGGTCACAGTGAGAGACTTGAGGAGATGAGGGAAATGGCGACGCTCCACGAGCGCCAACTGGCCCTGATACGTGCTCACAAccagcagctggagcagcagagagatggTGAGGAACAAAGAGATTCCATCCTCTTAAATGTACTCTTAATGTTGATGTCAGAGATTGCTCTAagacagtgtgaatgtgtgtgtcagagctgGCCCATCAGGTGAGTGTCCTGTCTGAGCAAAGCAGCACAACTCACCTGGAGAGTCTGCTGATGGAGctcagagagcaggaggagagaaacGAGGAGACGCTGCAACAACTCGCTGAACATCTGCATGGATTACGGTAAATGTGTTCTATATGTCATGGTTTCAGATTTTCTTATTAAGACATGACTGCTGAGAGCTCAACACAGACCAATTTGGGATCCAACCTGCAACATTTCAGTCTGTAACCACCGATGGTGCTGCCAGAGCAGGCACGGGCACAACAAAGAGTGTATTTAATGTGGATTTGTCAGGGTAAATTATGTCGGATGCAGCattcaaaaataaattagtGCTTCTGTGGTGCTCTGCCTCTAAGATGAATATTTagtgaaatatgttttttttcctagcTGCTGGATGACTCAGAGCATCAATTATGTATTTCATTATGCCCGGGTAGTTCCTCACTGCAACATTTGCGGtagaaaaaattaaatttgcTATTGTAGGGTGGAATGCGGCTGGAAAACTTTCCACAGATGCCACAGCATGATCTAATTTAGATGATctactgtgtttttgttctctttttagTGTGCAAGAGGGCTCTGTACCTGCTGATCAGCCAGATCCACGCAAGAATAAAAAGATGCATCATGACAGCTACAAGCTCATTTTGTCTGCAGATGGCCCTCTCTCTGCTCAGATAaagtacacacatacagtacatcctTCAAgagtcatttattttaaaacaagatGGACTGCAGATTTGTCTTCCAGTTTGTCTGGTTGCCATCAATATTATTTACATGTGAATATGAATTAGTTGTGGTTATATGAGGGCAAATCAGGTCTCTTTGTTGCAGAGCCCTGTGGCAGGCATACATGCAGTCAGGTGGGTCAGATCCAGCCATTGTGGCACAAATGGTTGACCTGCAGGCAGAAGCCCAAAGTCTGGAGAAGAACCAACCAGCGACAGCCGGCGAGGCCAAAATGAAGAGTAAGCATCGGAGTGATGACGAACAGAAAATATGTAGTGCTTGTCACTGTATAATCATTAgtcaacacagctgtgctcagTGGAACGTTTATAAAGTTTACTCAGCTTGATTTTCCCACTCTGGAAACTCATTTCCTCCACTGAGTCCATGGTCATTAGATTCTGGTCCAACATTTCTTTTCATGTGATCAGTTATAGCATGCTGAATGCAAAGCGCCCCCCCCCCAATTGGAGTGTCTAGGGACAACAAAAATTATTCTAAATCTTGATACACACTCCAGACTTGAGGGTAATTACCTTTTGGCTCTGAGCCACAGTGTGTTGTCCTTGTGTCCAGAGATGAAGCCTCCTCGGCGGGGTCCAGGCTgggagctgctggctgtagagCAGGAGAACCAGAGACTGGAAGTGGAAATCCTCAGGATCCAGCTGGCAAGGGAGCGACACCATAACTATGATGGTTGGAGTTCTGACAAAGGccttttgttattattatatgtaATTAGCTCAAATTAACCA is a window encoding:
- the ccdc17 gene encoding coiled-coil domain-containing protein 17, with protein sequence MATVPAILRKKGYLRRGGGDSSGANAQMKIDRGDMDGNTSAFLHSLRGEAGASVIHRRALRCRRLDVNHTEVWMDVEYFSSQQQQQQQQSVSMERELICGDCNMVFRSTGLLEKHQALLCVGSEVGHLQVQRHSSELLTRDKPGYVEHKQTRTPDLVQLRGQQRNMTRWRSVDAKPQPARAEDKLATSQIERATLQDLTHEASGHQLGHSERLEEMREMATLHERQLALIRAHNQQLEQQRDELAHQVSVLSEQSSTTHLESLLMELREQEERNEETLQQLAEHLHGLRVQEGSVPADQPDPRKNKKMHHDSYKLILSADGPLSAQIKALWQAYMQSGGSDPAIVAQMVDLQAEAQSLEKNQPATAGEAKMKKMKPPRRGPGWELLAVEQENQRLEVEILRIQLARERHHNYDAAVRTELELIQRENLLQIASLQAEMERSKAPRPRRQPPPPPPPPLPLQPNTHIHAPLSLFQARPLSSPLGRFVLDSLDSLGPAPYDPAAGFVVFYDLLLGVDVSQRVLRLVVALLAEGQEVGSPTLLPPVQCLPGLSLPYTHSLTPWNYALLSIKQPVPRIQPTPSLCLVVEVQAARDLNVHSQEVLKLTSCGWTRVDLFDQYNQLRSGHWRVPVRSLPIQPSLNLAQLNSVPQVGNMELCVRLVNGRDGDVQTLAKPDPASTSRYKYPAVVSSHPATVHGNAALPVSAPKPTRVDDVSSFLSFTNHQDPPPTKASQS